Proteins encoded in a region of the Massilia sp. UMI-21 genome:
- a CDS encoding glutamyl-tRNA reductase: MQLLAVGLNHTTAPVSLREQLALAPDQLGNAVQAARGWFARQASNGGAGVGNEAAILSTCNRTEMYAASDIAHPLDASAQFLAHYHALNFAELRPHLYMLPQDSAVRHAFRVASGLDSMVLGEPQILGQMKDAVRTAEEAGGLGTYLHQLFQRSFAVAKEVRSTTEIGAHSVSMAAAAVRLSQRIFDRIADQHVLFIGAGEMIELCAAHFAAHNPKSVTIANRSMERGQALAARYNGEAIRLADLPERLQHFDIVISCTASTLPLIGLGLVERAVKARRHRPVFMVDLAVPRDIEPEVARLDDVFLYTVDDLAQVVQTGMESRQAAVAQAEAIIETRVQSFMSWVGDRAMVPVIRDLHESSEALRLAELDRARRLLARGDDPEAVLEALSRGLTAKFLHGPQQALHHAQGDERARLAGLLPQLFRGRR; encoded by the coding sequence ATGCAACTGCTTGCCGTTGGCCTGAACCACACGACCGCACCGGTCTCGCTGCGTGAGCAGCTGGCGCTCGCGCCCGACCAGCTCGGCAATGCGGTGCAGGCGGCGCGCGGCTGGTTCGCGCGCCAGGCGAGCAATGGCGGCGCGGGCGTCGGCAACGAAGCAGCCATCCTGTCGACCTGCAACCGCACCGAGATGTACGCGGCCAGCGACATCGCCCATCCGCTCGATGCCTCGGCCCAGTTCCTGGCCCACTACCACGCGCTCAACTTCGCCGAATTGCGCCCGCACCTGTATATGCTGCCGCAAGACAGCGCGGTGCGCCACGCCTTCCGTGTCGCCTCCGGGCTCGACTCGATGGTGCTGGGCGAACCGCAGATCCTCGGGCAAATGAAAGACGCGGTGCGCACCGCCGAGGAAGCCGGCGGCCTGGGCACCTACCTGCACCAGCTGTTCCAGCGCAGCTTCGCGGTGGCCAAGGAAGTGCGCAGCACCACCGAGATCGGCGCCCACAGCGTCTCGATGGCGGCTGCCGCGGTGCGCCTGTCGCAGCGCATTTTCGATCGCATCGCCGACCAGCACGTGCTGTTCATCGGCGCCGGCGAAATGATCGAACTGTGCGCCGCCCACTTCGCGGCGCACAACCCGAAATCGGTCACCATCGCCAACCGCAGCATGGAACGCGGCCAGGCGCTGGCGGCGCGCTACAACGGCGAGGCGATCCGCCTGGCCGACCTGCCCGAGCGCCTGCAGCACTTCGACATCGTGATCTCCTGCACCGCCTCGACCTTGCCGCTGATCGGCCTGGGGCTGGTCGAGCGCGCGGTCAAGGCGCGCCGCCACCGCCCGGTGTTCATGGTCGACCTGGCCGTGCCGCGCGACATCGAACCCGAAGTCGCGCGCCTGGACGACGTGTTCCTGTACACCGTGGACGACCTCGCGCAGGTGGTACAAACCGGCATGGAGAGCCGCCAGGCCGCCGTGGCCCAGGCCGAAGCCATCATCGAAACGCGCGTGCAGTCTTTCATGAGCTGGGTCGGCGACCGCGCCATGGTGCCGGTGATCCGCGACCTGCACGAGTCGAGCGAGGCGCTGCGCCTGGCCGAACTCGACCGCGCGCGCAGGCTGCTGGCGCGCGGCGACGATCCCGAGGCCGTGCTCGAAGCGCTGTCCCGGGGGCTCACCGCCAAGTTCCTGCACGGCCCGCAGCAGGCGCTGCACCATGCCCAGGGCGACGAGCGCGCCCGCCTCGCCGGCCTGCTGCCCCAGTTGTTCCGCGGCCGCCGTTAG
- a CDS encoding response regulator transcription factor has protein sequence MKIAVLEQDRSQAELICQVLTAAGHNCQPYDSAKECLAQLRKENADMLVMDWNLPDMDGAEILRRAKEKMASNAPMIFLVGNNAEDDIIAGVTAGADDYLVKPLRRGELVARVSALLRRAYPSQNSAEQLQFGPFTFETRPGRLLKDGSIIDVTQKEFSLALLFFRNIGRPLSRAYIHESVWVRDTDVPSRTMDTHVSRVRNKLSLRPENGFRLVPVYSYGYRLEKLGA, from the coding sequence ATGAAGATTGCCGTTCTCGAACAAGACCGCAGCCAGGCTGAACTCATTTGTCAGGTGCTGACCGCGGCCGGCCACAACTGCCAGCCCTACGACAGTGCCAAGGAATGCCTTGCGCAATTGCGTAAGGAAAATGCCGACATGCTGGTAATGGACTGGAACCTTCCCGACATGGATGGGGCGGAAATCCTGCGCCGCGCCAAGGAAAAAATGGCGTCGAATGCGCCGATGATCTTCTTGGTGGGTAATAACGCCGAGGACGACATCATCGCCGGCGTCACCGCCGGCGCCGACGACTACCTGGTCAAGCCGCTGCGCCGTGGCGAACTGGTGGCCCGCGTGTCGGCCCTGCTGCGCCGCGCCTACCCGTCGCAGAACAGCGCCGAGCAGCTGCAATTCGGTCCGTTCACCTTCGAAACCCGTCCGGGGCGCCTGCTCAAGGATGGCTCGATCATCGACGTCACCCAGAAGGAATTCTCGCTGGCGCTGCTGTTCTTCCGTAACATCGGTCGGCCCCTGTCGCGCGCCTATATCCATGAATCGGTCTGGGTACGCGATACCGACGTGCCTTCGCGCACCATGGACACCCATGTTTCGCGCGTGCGTAACAAGCTCAGCCTGCGTCCGGAGAACGGTTTCCGCCTGGTGCCGGTGTACAGCTACGGCTATCGCCTCGAAAAGCTCGGCGCCTGA
- a CDS encoding DUF697 domain-containing protein, producing MEPVSGAEIELARERCRDMVRKRALVAAGVAAVPLPGVDILSDLTTFTVLVEEINDAFGLSQKQIERLHPRLQVLAYQAAASVGGMLVGKIVTQKLVLALFKRAGLKIAVKTATKVVPVAGQIASAAIGFALFRRMGYQHVEACAQVARELQKARVLEPGTAPA from the coding sequence CTGGAGCCGGTGAGCGGCGCCGAGATCGAACTGGCGCGCGAGCGCTGTCGCGACATGGTGCGCAAGCGGGCGCTGGTGGCGGCCGGCGTGGCGGCGGTACCGCTTCCGGGGGTCGATATCCTGTCGGACCTGACCACATTCACGGTGCTGGTGGAAGAAATCAACGATGCATTCGGCCTGAGCCAGAAGCAGATCGAACGCCTGCATCCGCGCCTGCAGGTACTGGCCTACCAGGCGGCGGCCTCGGTCGGCGGCATGCTGGTCGGAAAGATAGTGACGCAGAAACTGGTGCTCGCGCTGTTCAAGCGCGCCGGCCTCAAGATTGCGGTCAAGACGGCGACCAAGGTCGTACCGGTGGCCGGGCAGATCGCCTCGGCGGCGATCGGTTTCGCCCTGTTTCGCAGGATGGGCTACCAGCACGTGGAAGCCTGCGCCCAGGTGGCGCGCGAGTTGCAGAAGGCGCGGGTGCTTGAGCCCGGCACGGCGCCGGCATGA
- the minE gene encoding cell division topological specificity factor MinE produces the protein MALLNFLFPEKKKSASAAKERLQIIIARERSSVTGPDFLPALHRELIEVISKYTKVSADDIKISLDRQGNLEVLDVNVVLPDV, from the coding sequence ATGGCACTTCTCAACTTCCTGTTCCCGGAAAAAAAGAAGAGCGCCTCAGCTGCCAAGGAACGCCTGCAGATCATCATCGCCCGCGAACGCAGCAGTGTCACCGGTCCGGACTTCCTGCCGGCCCTGCACCGCGAGTTGATCGAAGTAATTTCGAAGTACACCAAGGTCAGCGCAGACGACATCAAGATTTCGCTCGACCGCCAGGGCAACCTGGAAGTGCTCGACGTGAACGTGGTGCTGCCGGACGTTTGA
- the minD gene encoding septum site-determining protein MinD: MARIIVVTSGKGGVGKTTSSASFSSGLALRGHKTAVIDFDVGLRNLDLIMGCERRVVYDLINVVNGEATLNQALIKDKHTDNLFILPASQTRDKDALSEEGVERVLNDLVQMGFEFIICDSPAGIEHGALMALTFADEAIIVTNPEVSSVRDSDRILGIIQAKSRRAQSGSEPVKEHLLITRYSPKRVDADEMLSYQDVQEILRIPLIGIIPESESVLHASNQGNPAIHFKGTDVAEAYEDVIARFLGEDRPLRFTSYEKPGLFQRIFGAK; the protein is encoded by the coding sequence GTGGCACGAATTATTGTTGTGACGTCCGGCAAGGGCGGTGTGGGCAAAACCACTTCGAGCGCGAGCTTTTCGAGCGGCCTGGCCCTGCGCGGCCACAAGACCGCGGTCATCGACTTCGACGTCGGCCTGCGCAACCTCGACCTGATCATGGGTTGCGAACGCCGCGTCGTGTATGACCTGATCAACGTGGTCAATGGCGAAGCGACCCTGAACCAGGCGCTGATCAAGGACAAGCACACCGACAACCTGTTCATCCTGCCGGCGTCGCAGACGCGCGACAAGGATGCGCTGAGCGAAGAGGGCGTGGAGCGCGTGCTGAACGACCTGGTGCAGATGGGCTTCGAGTTCATCATCTGCGACTCGCCGGCCGGCATCGAGCACGGCGCCCTGATGGCGCTGACCTTCGCCGACGAGGCAATCATCGTCACCAACCCGGAAGTGTCCTCGGTGCGCGACTCGGACCGCATCCTCGGCATCATCCAGGCCAAGTCGCGTCGCGCCCAGAGCGGTTCGGAGCCGGTCAAGGAGCACCTCCTGATCACCCGCTACTCGCCGAAGCGCGTCGACGCCGACGAAATGCTGTCCTACCAGGACGTGCAGGAAATCCTGCGCATCCCGCTGATCGGCATCATTCCGGAATCGGAATCCGTGCTGCACGCCTCGAACCAGGGCAACCCGGCGATCCATTTCAAGGGCACCGACGTGGCCGAGGCCTATGAAGACGTGATCGCCCGCTTCCTGGGCGAAGACCGCCCGCTGCGCTTCACCAGCTACGAAAAGCCGGGCCTGTTCCAGCGCATCTTTGGAGCCAAGTGA
- the minC gene encoding septum site-determining protein MinC → MLKTPSSLPIEIKISTVVAISTILRSADPATIDAALHQMTGGVADFFEDEFAVIDIAAIAHEAAAIDWSALVALLKKYRLNAVAVRGAGPDMVEAIRAHGLSLDDGSSGLRASDREAPVAAAVPAAAPVTTPAPEPAPVAAPAPPAPVAAMVIDTPVRAGQRIYARGCDLIITAVVNNGAEIIADGSIHVYAPLNGRALAGASGNPDARIFALSMQPELVSIAGVYRTFDDGFPNDLSRQPAQIRLVGDRLDISSLALAARM, encoded by the coding sequence ATGCTGAAGACCCCATCCTCGCTGCCCATCGAAATCAAGATCTCCACGGTCGTCGCCATCTCGACGATCCTGCGTTCGGCCGATCCGGCCACGATCGACGCGGCACTGCACCAGATGACCGGCGGGGTCGCGGATTTCTTCGAGGATGAGTTCGCGGTGATCGACATCGCCGCCATCGCCCATGAGGCCGCGGCGATCGACTGGAGCGCCCTGGTGGCGCTGCTGAAGAAGTACAGGCTCAATGCGGTGGCCGTACGCGGCGCCGGACCCGACATGGTAGAGGCGATCCGTGCCCACGGCCTGTCGCTGGACGACGGTTCGAGCGGCCTGCGTGCGTCCGACCGCGAAGCGCCGGTGGCCGCCGCGGTTCCGGCAGCGGCCCCGGTAACGACGCCCGCGCCCGAACCGGCGCCGGTCGCGGCACCGGCACCGCCGGCCCCGGTGGCCGCCATGGTCATCGACACCCCGGTGCGCGCCGGCCAGCGCATCTATGCGCGCGGCTGCGACCTGATCATTACCGCGGTCGTCAACAATGGCGCGGAAATCATCGCCGACGGCAGCATTCACGTGTATGCGCCACTCAACGGCCGGGCCCTGGCGGGCGCCTCCGGCAATCCGGACGCGCGCATCTTTGCCCTGTCGATGCAGCCGGAACTGGTGTCGATCGCCGGCGTATACCGCACCTTCGACGACGGCTTTCCGAACGACCTGTCGCGCCAGCCGGCCCAGATCCGTCTGGTGGGCGACCGGCTCGATATTTCATCGCTGGCGCTGGCAGCGCGCATGTAA
- a CDS encoding acetyl-CoA C-acetyltransferase — MEDVVIVAAGRTPVGKFGGTLAKIPAAELGAHVIRQLLAKNGIDPASVSEVIMGQVLTAGTGQNPARQAVIKGGLPDMVPAQTINMVCGSGLKATHLAAQAIKCGDAQIVIAGGQENMSASPHVLNNSRDGFRMGDAKLVDTMIVDGLWDVYNQYHMGVTAENVARKYEVSRAEQDEFALQSQLKAEAAQKAGKFKDEILPVEIPSKKGPTIFDTDEYPKHGSTLETLSSLRPAFNKEGTVTAGNASGINDGAAAVIMMSASKAKELGLTPLARIKAYASAGLDPSIMGMGPVSATKLCLQKAGWTHEDIDLMEINEAFAAQAIAVNKEMGWDTAKINVNGGAIALGHPIGASGCRVLVSLLHEMVRRDAKRGLASLCIGGGMGVALAVERD, encoded by the coding sequence ATGGAAGATGTCGTCATCGTGGCCGCCGGCCGCACGCCGGTGGGCAAATTCGGGGGCACGCTGGCCAAGATACCTGCCGCCGAACTCGGCGCACACGTGATTCGCCAGCTGCTGGCCAAAAACGGCATCGATCCGGCCTCGGTCAGCGAGGTGATCATGGGCCAGGTCCTCACCGCCGGCACCGGCCAGAACCCGGCCCGCCAGGCCGTCATCAAGGGCGGGCTGCCCGACATGGTGCCGGCCCAGACCATCAACATGGTCTGCGGCAGCGGGCTCAAAGCCACCCACCTGGCGGCCCAGGCCATCAAGTGCGGCGACGCGCAGATCGTCATCGCCGGCGGCCAGGAAAACATGAGCGCCTCGCCGCACGTGCTGAACAACTCGCGCGACGGTTTCCGCATGGGCGACGCCAAGCTGGTCGACACCATGATCGTCGACGGCCTGTGGGACGTCTACAACCAGTACCACATGGGCGTCACCGCCGAGAACGTCGCACGCAAGTACGAGGTCTCGCGCGCCGAACAGGACGAATTCGCGCTGCAGTCGCAGCTCAAGGCCGAAGCTGCCCAGAAAGCGGGCAAGTTCAAGGACGAGATCCTGCCGGTCGAGATTCCGTCCAAGAAGGGTCCGACCATCTTCGACACCGACGAATACCCGAAGCACGGCTCGACCCTCGAGACCCTGTCCAGCCTGCGTCCTGCCTTCAACAAGGAAGGCACGGTCACCGCCGGTAACGCGTCCGGCATCAACGACGGCGCCGCGGCCGTCATCATGATGAGCGCCTCCAAGGCCAAGGAGCTGGGCCTGACCCCGCTGGCGCGCATCAAGGCCTATGCCTCGGCCGGCCTGGACCCGTCGATCATGGGCATGGGCCCGGTCTCGGCCACCAAGCTGTGCCTGCAGAAGGCCGGCTGGACCCACGAAGACATCGACCTCATGGAAATCAACGAGGCGTTTGCCGCCCAGGCCATCGCGGTCAACAAGGAAATGGGCTGGGACACCGCCAAGATCAACGTGAACGGCGGCGCGATCGCCCTCGGCCACCCGATCGGCGCCTCCGGCTGCCGCGTGCTGGTCAGCCTGCTGCACGAAATGGTGCGCCGCGACGCCAAGCGCGGCCTGGCCAGCCTGTGCATCGGCGGCGGCATGGGTGTGGCGCTGGCGGTCGAGCGCGACTGA
- a CDS encoding beta-ketoacyl-ACP reductase: MARVALVTGGMGGLGEAVCIKLAALGYKVVTTYSPGNKKAEAWLGQMKEQGFDFKAYPCDVADYDSAQACVRQVEQEVGPVDVLVNNAGITRDMTFKKMDKPNWDAVMKTNLDSVFNMTKPVCDGMVERGWGRIINISSVNGQKGAFGQTNYSAAKAGMHGFTKALALEVARKGVTVNTISPGYIGTKMVMDIPSEVLESKIIPQIPMGRLGKPEEVAGLVAYLSSEEAAFVTGANIAINGGQHMQ; encoded by the coding sequence ATGGCACGAGTAGCATTGGTGACGGGCGGCATGGGCGGTCTGGGCGAAGCGGTGTGCATCAAGCTGGCCGCCTTGGGTTACAAGGTCGTCACTACGTATTCGCCGGGCAACAAGAAAGCGGAAGCCTGGCTGGGCCAGATGAAAGAGCAGGGCTTCGACTTCAAGGCCTATCCCTGCGACGTTGCCGACTACGATTCGGCCCAGGCCTGCGTGCGCCAGGTCGAGCAGGAAGTCGGTCCGGTCGACGTGCTGGTGAACAACGCCGGCATTACCCGCGACATGACTTTCAAGAAAATGGACAAGCCGAACTGGGACGCGGTCATGAAGACCAACCTGGATTCCGTGTTCAACATGACCAAGCCGGTCTGCGACGGCATGGTCGAGCGCGGCTGGGGCCGCATCATCAACATCTCGTCGGTGAACGGCCAGAAGGGCGCCTTCGGCCAGACCAACTACTCGGCCGCCAAGGCCGGCATGCACGGCTTCACCAAGGCCCTGGCCCTGGAAGTGGCGCGCAAAGGCGTGACCGTCAACACCATCTCGCCGGGCTACATCGGCACCAAGATGGTGATGGACATCCCGAGCGAAGTGCTGGAATCGAAAATCATCCCGCAAATCCCGATGGGCCGCCTGGGCAAGCCGGAAGAAGTCGCCGGCCTGGTGGCTTACCTGTCGTCGGAAGAGGCGGCGTTCGTGACCGGCGCCAACATTGCGATCAATGGTGGGCAGCACATGCAGTAA
- a CDS encoding amino acid deaminase: protein MHSLPRDGLALSSLDEQLLPPGTKGLPLTEPLRQGAVGIQGWNVLRGDTSFPVAVLKASALQHNLAWMKAFCERHGATLAPHGKTTMSPQLFAAQLANGAWGITLASATQVQVAHRFNVRRVLLANQLVARADIDAVLALLHDDPDFECFVLADSLEGVARLSQAVTTRSLGRSLPVLVELGLAGKRAGCRTAEEALAVARAIAQAEGLALAGFEGYEGLLVSADRDADVRAVKAFLAELVDLVETADGEGLFGAAEILISAGGSSYFDLVARGFQGMDGLSRPVRPVLRSGCYLTSDHGSYQRLLAQLDAREARPEEGLRPALEVWSTVQSRPEPGLAILTMGKRDASYDEALPTPLFSHRPGSDATVPAELPPGCTIFKMNDQHAYLRLPEGDVRNTLQVGDLVGCGISHPCTTFDKWQVLLAVDDAYNVQEALNTFF, encoded by the coding sequence ATGCACAGCTTGCCTCGCGACGGCCTCGCCCTGTCCAGCCTCGACGAACAACTCCTGCCGCCCGGCACCAAAGGCTTGCCGCTAACCGAACCCCTGCGCCAGGGCGCGGTCGGCATCCAGGGTTGGAACGTCCTGCGCGGCGACACCTCCTTCCCGGTCGCCGTGCTCAAGGCCTCGGCGCTGCAGCACAACCTGGCGTGGATGAAGGCCTTCTGCGAACGCCACGGCGCCACGCTGGCCCCGCACGGCAAGACCACCATGAGCCCGCAGCTGTTCGCGGCCCAGCTGGCCAACGGCGCCTGGGGCATCACGCTGGCCAGCGCCACGCAGGTGCAGGTGGCGCACCGTTTCAATGTGCGCCGCGTACTGCTGGCCAACCAGCTGGTGGCGCGCGCCGACATCGACGCCGTGCTGGCGCTCTTGCACGACGATCCGGATTTCGAATGTTTTGTCCTGGCCGACTCGCTGGAAGGGGTAGCGCGCCTGTCGCAGGCGGTGACGACACGCAGCTTGGGCCGTTCCCTGCCGGTGCTGGTCGAACTTGGCCTGGCCGGCAAGCGCGCTGGCTGCCGGACGGCCGAAGAAGCGCTGGCGGTGGCGCGCGCCATCGCGCAAGCCGAGGGCCTGGCCCTGGCCGGCTTCGAAGGCTACGAAGGCCTGCTGGTCAGCGCCGACCGCGACGCCGACGTCCGCGCAGTGAAGGCTTTCCTGGCCGAGCTGGTGGACCTGGTGGAAACGGCGGATGGCGAAGGCCTGTTCGGCGCCGCCGAGATCCTGATCTCGGCCGGCGGCTCGTCCTATTTCGACTTGGTCGCGCGCGGCTTCCAGGGCATGGACGGCCTGTCGCGCCCGGTGCGCCCCGTGCTGCGCAGCGGCTGCTACCTCACCAGCGACCACGGTTCCTACCAGCGCCTGCTGGCCCAGCTCGACGCGCGCGAAGCGCGGCCGGAAGAAGGCCTGCGGCCGGCGCTGGAAGTCTGGAGTACGGTGCAGTCGCGCCCCGAGCCGGGCCTGGCCATCCTTACCATGGGCAAGCGCGACGCCTCTTACGACGAGGCGCTGCCGACGCCGCTGTTCTCGCACCGCCCGGGCAGCGACGCGACCGTGCCGGCGGAACTGCCGCCCGGCTGCACCATCTTCAAGATGAACGACCAGCACGCCTACCTGCGCCTTCCCGAGGGAGATGTTCGCAACACGCTGCAGGTGGGCGACCTGGTCGGCTGCGGCATCTCGCACCCCTGCACCACCTTCGACAAGTGGCAGGTCTTGCTGGCGGTGGACGACGCATACAACGTGCAGGAAGCGCTGAACACCTTCTTCTGA
- the pip gene encoding prolyl aminopeptidase, whose amino-acid sequence MPATPPSLFPPIQPIRHGMLAVDELHTIYWEEVGNPNGIPVIFLHGGPGAGLSPQHRRFFDPAAYRVILFDQRGAGKSTPLGEWRNNTTQLLIDDIERLRQMFGVKQWLVFGGSWGSTLALAYGQAHPERCLGFVLRGIFLCTKAEVDWFINGIQWFYPELYEEFVAPIPSAERGDLLKAYCERLLCNDPAVYWPAARAWSRFEGRRVFLLPQPEEPSSDALDLGVGRLESHYMLHGAFLEEDQLLRDIGRIAHLPATIVQGRYDVICPPLSAWRLHQAWPGAKLHMIPDGGHGALETGIARALVSATEQFKRHGGFD is encoded by the coding sequence ATGCCCGCCACGCCGCCGTCCCTGTTCCCGCCGATCCAGCCCATCCGCCACGGCATGCTCGCCGTCGACGAGCTGCACACGATCTACTGGGAAGAAGTCGGCAACCCCAACGGCATTCCGGTAATCTTCCTGCATGGCGGGCCGGGCGCCGGCCTGTCGCCGCAGCACCGGCGCTTCTTCGACCCGGCCGCCTACCGGGTGATCCTGTTCGACCAGCGCGGCGCCGGCAAGTCGACGCCGCTGGGCGAGTGGCGCAACAACACCACCCAGCTGCTGATCGACGACATCGAGCGCCTGCGGCAGATGTTCGGCGTCAAGCAGTGGCTGGTGTTCGGCGGCTCCTGGGGCTCCACGCTGGCGCTGGCCTACGGCCAGGCCCACCCCGAACGCTGCCTCGGCTTCGTGCTGCGCGGGATCTTCCTGTGCACGAAGGCGGAAGTCGACTGGTTCATCAATGGCATCCAATGGTTCTATCCCGAGCTGTACGAAGAATTCGTGGCGCCGATCCCCTCGGCCGAGCGCGGCGACCTGCTCAAGGCCTATTGCGAGCGCCTGCTGTGCAACGATCCCGCCGTGTACTGGCCGGCCGCGCGCGCCTGGAGCCGCTTCGAGGGCCGCCGCGTGTTCCTGCTGCCGCAGCCGGAAGAACCCTCGTCCGACGCGCTCGACCTTGGCGTGGGCCGCCTCGAGTCGCACTACATGCTGCACGGCGCCTTTCTTGAAGAAGACCAGCTGCTGCGCGACATCGGCCGCATCGCCCACCTGCCGGCCACCATCGTGCAGGGACGCTACGATGTGATCTGTCCGCCGCTGTCGGCCTGGCGCCTGCACCAGGCCTGGCCCGGCGCCAAGCTGCACATGATTCCGGACGGCGGCCACGGCGCCCTCGAGACCGGCATCGCCCGCGCACTGGTGAGCGCCACCGAGCAGTTCAAGCGCCACGGCGGTTTCGATTAG
- a CDS encoding DUF2721 domain-containing protein codes for MNIQISDIGHVIQLAIAPVFLLTGVGTKLTVLTNRLARIIDRTRVLDERLKEGANADFFSERETLYVRAHLINTAITSSTACGLMVCLVIALLFLGDTTNLPLDQYIAALFVLAMLGLISSFVFFLREIFIASRFMRVQHSLSLKQSR; via the coding sequence ATGAATATCCAGATCAGCGACATCGGCCATGTCATCCAGCTGGCGATCGCGCCGGTGTTCCTGCTGACTGGCGTCGGGACCAAGCTGACCGTGCTGACCAACCGGCTGGCGCGCATCATCGACCGCACCCGCGTGCTCGACGAACGCCTCAAGGAAGGCGCCAACGCCGACTTCTTCTCCGAGCGCGAGACGCTGTACGTGCGCGCCCACCTGATCAATACCGCGATCACGTCCAGCACCGCGTGCGGACTCATGGTCTGCCTCGTCATTGCGCTGCTGTTCCTCGGCGACACCACCAACCTGCCGCTGGACCAGTACATCGCCGCCTTGTTCGTGCTCGCCATGCTTGGCCTGATCAGCAGCTTCGTCTTTTTCCTGCGCGAGATCTTCATCGCCTCGCGCTTCATGCGCGTCCAGCACTCGCTGTCGCTCAAGCAGTCCCGCTAG